From Piliocolobus tephrosceles isolate RC106 chromosome 16, ASM277652v3, whole genome shotgun sequence, the proteins below share one genomic window:
- the SPPL2C gene encoding signal peptide peptidase-like 2C — translation MACLGFLLPVGFLLMISTMARGKYGVAHVVSENWSKDYCILFSSDYVTLPRDLHHAPLLPLYDGTKTPWCPGEDSPHQAQLSSPSQRPLRQTTAMVMTGNCSFHTKGWLAQGQGAHGLLIVGRVSDQQCSDTTLVHQDPRQPLADLTIPVAVLHDTDMLDILSHTHGEAIVRVAMYAPPEPIIDYNMLLIFILAVGTVAAGGYWAGLTEANRLQRRRARRGGGPGGHRRPREAAAAEGAQKEDNEDIPVDFTPAMTGVVVTVSCSLMLLLYFFYDHFVYVTIGIFGLGAGIGLYSCLSPLVCRLPLWQYQNPPHGLRASLPLPLLLLASLCATVIIFWVVYRNEDRWAWLLQDALGISYCLFVLHRVRLPTLKNCSSFLLALLAFDVFFVFVTPFFTKTGESIMAQVASGPAESSSHERLPMVLKVPRLRVSALTLCSQPFSILGFGDIVVPGFLVAYCCRFDVQVHSHLVYFVACTVAYAVGLLVTFMAMVLMQMGQPALLYLVSSTLLTSLAVAACRQELSLFWTGQGRAKMPGLGCAPSADSRQKQEGAADAHTTSTLERGTSRGAGDLDSNPGEDTTETVTMSENEATNPEDRSDSSEGCSEAHLDPNELPFIPPGASEELMPLMPMAMLIPLMPLMPPPSELGHVHAQAQAHDAGLPWAGLHKRKGLKVRKSMSTQAPL, via the coding sequence ATGGCGTGCCTGGGCTTCCTCCTCCCCGTGGGCTTCCTCCTCATGATCAGCACCATGGCCCGGGGAAAGTATGGCGTGGCCCACGTGGTGTCAGAGAATTGGAGCAAGGACTACTGTATCCTGTTCAGCTCCGACTACGTCACCCTCCCCCGGGACCTGCACCACGCCCCACTCCTTCCCCTGTATGACGGCACCAAAACACCCTGGTGCCCAGGCGAGGATTCcccccaccaggcccagctcagcTCCCCCAGCCAGCGGCCCCTCCGCCAGACCACCGCCATGGTCATGACGGGTAACTGCAGTTTCCACACGAAAGGCTGGCTGGCTCAGGGCCAAGGTGCCCATGGGCTGCTCATCGTGGGCCGGGTCAGTGACCAACAGTGCTCAGACACCACCCTGGTGCACCAGGATCCCCGCCAGCCCCTGGCAGACCTCACCATCCCTGTGGCTGTGCTCCACGACACGGACATGCTGGACATCCTCAGCCACACTCACGGGGAGGCCATCGTCCGTGTGGCCATGTACGCGCCCCCTGAGCCCATCATCGACTACAACATGCTGCTCATCTTCATCCTGGCTGTGGGCACGGTGGCCGCAGGCGGCTACTGGGCCGGCCTGACCGAAGCCAATCGGCTACAGCGGCGCCGTGCCCGAAGAGGAGGGGGGCCTGGTGGTCACCGTCGGCCGcgggaagcagcagcagctgagGGAGCCCAGAAGGAAGATAACGAGGACATCCCAGTGGACTTCACACCGGCCATGACGGGCGTGGTGGTCACCGTGTCCTGCTCGCTCATGTTGCTGCTCTATTTCTTCTACGACCACTTTGTCTATGTCACCATCGGGATCTTTGGCCTGGGTGCTGGCATTGGCCTCTACAGCTGCCTGTCACCCTTGGTGTGCCGCCTGCCCCTGTGGCAATACCAGAACCCTCCGCACGGCCTCAGGGCCTCTCTGCCGCTGCCCCTGCTGCTGCTGGCAAGCCTGTGCGCAACCGTGATCATCTTCTGGGTGGTCTACCGCAACGAGGACCGCTGGGCATGGCTCCTGCAGGACGCACTGGGCATTTCCTACTGCCTATTCGTCCTGCACCGCGTGCGGCTGCCCACTCTCAAGAACTGCTCCTCCTTCCTGCTGGCCCTGCTGGCCTTTGACGTCTTCTTTGTCTTCGTCACCCCCTTCTTCACCAAAACTGGTGAGAGCATCATGGCACAGGTCGCCTCAGGCCCTGCAGAGTCTTCAAGCCATGAGAGGCTGCCCATGGTGCTGAAAGTGCCCCGGCTAAGAGTCTCCGCCTTGACCCTGTGCAGCCAGCCCTTCTCCATCCTTGGCTTTGGTGACATCGTGGTCCCCGGCTTCCTGGTTGCTTACTGTTGCCGCTTTGATGTGCAAGTCCACTCTCATCTGGTCTACTTCGTGGCCTGCACCGTGGCCTATGCCGTGGGCCTGCTGGTCACATTCATGGCCATGGTCCTTATGCAGATGGGCCAACCTGCCTTGCTCTACCTAGTGTCCAGCACCCTGCTCACCAGCCTGGCTGTGGCCGCCTGCCGCCAAGAGCTCAGCCTCTTCTGGACTGGCCAGGGCAGAGCTAAGATGCCTGGGCTCGGCTGTGCCCCTTCAGCTGACTCTAGGCAGAAGCAGGAGGGTGCAGCAGACGCCCACACAACCAGCACACTTGAGAGAGGCACCAGCCGAGGAGCAGGGGACTTAGACAGCAACCCTGGAGAAGACACCACTGAGACTGTCACCATGTCTGAGAATGAAGCCACCAATCCAGAGGACCGCAGTGATAGCTCCGAGGGCTGCAGTGAGGCCCACCTGGATCCTAATGAGCTGCCCTTCATCCCCCCTGGGGCCTCGGAGGAACTGATGCCACTGATGCCAATGGCCATGCTGATCCCACTCATGCCCCTGATGCCCCCGCCCTCAGAGCTGGGCCACGTCcatgcccaggcccaggcccacgACGCTGGCCTGCCCTGGGCAGGACTCCACAAGAGGAAGGGTTTGAAAGTAAGAAAGAGCATGTCGACCCAGGCTCCCTTGTGA